The genomic stretch CGGATAGTAGCCGGGGTAGTCGTCACCGAGTAGCCCCACCGAGCCGTCGATGTCGGAGGCGATCACCGGCAGGCCGGCCATCACCGCCTCGGAGATCACGTTCGCGCCGCCCTCCATGATCGAGGGCAGGACCAGCAGGTGCGAGCGCGCATACACCCGCCGCAGTTCCGCGTGCGGGATCTCGCCATGCCAGCGGTAGCGCGGGTTGCGCTGCATCTCCTCGCGCGCGGCCGCAGCCCAGTCCGGGGTGTGTGCCCCGCCGTAGGCATCCACCCGGATGCGGCTGTCCGGCGGCAGGTCGCGCACGGCCAGTGCCGGGCGCAGCGGGTCCTTCTCCTCGCGCAGGTGGCCGGCGAAGCAGACACGGAAGCTGCGCCGGGCGGGCTGTCGGTGCAGGAGCGGACGGGCCGACTGCACGATGATGCGCAGCTTGTCGCGCAGGTGATTGGGCAGCACGTTGCCCACCAGCGCATGCAGCCCGACGATGTGGTCGGCGGCCTCGAGCGAGGCGAGCGTGGGCTCGGGGTGGCTGTGGATGAAGCGGTAGGCATCGGTGCCGGTGAGCACCACCACCAGGGGGCGGTCCGGGTAGGTGGCGGCAAAGCGGGCGATGGCCTCGGCGCTGCGCCAGGCATGCAGCCCCACCATCAGGTCGGCCGGCTCGCCCTGGTAGTCGGTGGACACGTGCACCCGGTGGCCGAGCCGGCGCAGGATCGCCGCCCAGCGGTTGGCCGTGGCCCGGTTGCCGGCGCGCGAACCGCGCGGTGCAGGGGTGATCAGGCGGATGTGCATGTGACTTTCCGGCGCATCCTTGCGACCATAGCATGCGAACCTGATCGATGGGATATCGTGGCATGTCGCAACCGCTGATCGACTGGATGGAAGACGCCCGCCGGCGCACGCTCGCGCTGATCGAGGGGCTGGACAGCGGGCAGCTGATGGGGCCGAAGCTGCCCATCGTGAACCCCCTGCGCTGGGAGATCGGGCACGCCGCCTACTTCTACGAGTACTGGATCCTGCGCCAGCACCTGGGCGAGCCCCCCGTGCTCCCGTCGGTGGACCGTCTCTATGACTCCATCACCATCGCCCACGACGACCGCTGGGACCTCCCCTTGCCGAGCCTCGAAGACACCCTGGCCTACATGCGCGCGGTGCACGACCGGGTGCGCCGCCACGTGGAGCAGGACGGGCCCGACCCGCAGCG from Chromatiales bacterium encodes the following:
- a CDS encoding TIGR04348 family glycosyltransferase, whose protein sequence is MHIRLITPAPRGSRAGNRATANRWAAILRRLGHRVHVSTDYQGEPADLMVGLHAWRSAEAIARFAATYPDRPLVVVLTGTDAYRFIHSHPEPTLASLEAADHIVGLHALVGNVLPNHLRDKLRIIVQSARPLLHRQPARRSFRVCFAGHLREEKDPLRPALAVRDLPPDSRIRVDAYGGAHTPDWAAAAREEMQRNPRYRWHGEIPHAELRRVYARSHLLVLPSIMEGGANVISEAVMAGLPVIASDIDGSVGLLGDDYPGYYPVKNADALRDLLLRAESDPTFYTDLEAACAARRGLFMPEREQAGWQKLLEDIEASGSI